A single genomic interval of Asinibacterium sp. OR53 harbors:
- the rplA gene encoding 50S ribosomal protein L1 — protein sequence MALSKKRKVAVTKVDKNKAYSLKEASTLVKEINCTKFDSSVDLHIRLGVDPKKADQQVRGTVSLPHGTGKTKKVLVLCTPDKEAAAKEAGADFVGLDEFISKIEGGWVDVDVIIATPSVMPKIGKLGKVLGPRNLMPNPKTGTVTNDVAAAVNEVKGGKIAFKVDKAGIVHASIGRVSFTSDKIAENSAELINAIIKLKPSSAKGIYLKGVSMASSMSPGIALDTKSLMN from the coding sequence ATGGCACTCAGCAAAAAAAGAAAAGTAGCAGTTACTAAGGTGGATAAAAACAAAGCTTATTCCCTGAAGGAAGCTTCTACCCTAGTAAAAGAAATCAATTGTACAAAATTCGATAGTTCCGTTGACCTGCATATCCGTTTGGGTGTTGACCCCAAGAAAGCAGACCAGCAGGTACGTGGTACCGTATCATTACCTCATGGTACCGGTAAAACCAAAAAAGTACTGGTGCTTTGCACACCCGATAAAGAAGCGGCTGCTAAAGAAGCAGGCGCTGACTTTGTAGGACTGGACGAATTCATCAGCAAGATCGAAGGCGGATGGGTAGACGTAGACGTGATCATCGCTACACCTTCTGTAATGCCTAAGATCGGTAAGCTGGGTAAAGTACTCGGTCCCCGTAACCTGATGCCCAACCCCAAAACAGGTACTGTTACCAATGACGTAGCAGCGGCTGTGAATGAGGTGAAAGGCGGTAAGATCGCGTTCAAGGTAGACAAAGCGGGTATCGTACACGCTTCTATCGGCCGTGTATCTTTCACGTCTGACAAGATCGCCGAGAACAGCGCCGAGCTGATCAACGCCATCATCAAACTGAAACCTTCTTCTGCCAAAGGTATCTACCTCAAAGGCGTAAGCATGGCCAGTTCGATGAGTCCGGGTATCGCATTGGACACTAAATCATTAATGAACTAA
- the rplK gene encoding 50S ribosomal protein L11: MAKEISGFVKLQVKGGQANPAPPVGPALGSKGVNIMEFCKQFNARTQDKMGKVVPVLITVYSDKSFDFIIKTAPAAVQLMEAAKIQKGSKESNREKVGKVTWAQVEAIAKDKMSDLNAFTLNSAMSMVAGTARSMGITVDGKAPWEN, translated from the coding sequence ATGGCAAAAGAAATCTCAGGCTTTGTGAAGCTGCAGGTGAAAGGCGGACAAGCCAATCCCGCGCCTCCCGTAGGCCCCGCCCTCGGTTCGAAGGGTGTTAACATTATGGAGTTCTGTAAGCAGTTCAATGCCAGGACCCAGGACAAAATGGGAAAAGTAGTTCCTGTTTTGATCACCGTTTACTCTGACAAGTCTTTCGACTTCATCATCAAAACAGCCCCCGCTGCTGTTCAGCTGATGGAAGCCGCAAAAATCCAGAAAGGTTCTAAAGAAAGCAACCGCGAAAAAGTAGGTAAAGTAACCTGGGCACAGGTAGAAGCCATTGCCAAGGATAAAATGTCCGACCTGAACGCATTTACTTTAAACAGCGCCATGAGCATGGTAGCCGGTACTGCACGCAGTATGGGTATCACCGTTGATGGTAAAGCCCCCTGGGAAAACTAA
- a CDS encoding YqgE/AlgH family protein, translated as MTTFCGSLLASSPALTDPHFSNTLVFIAEHNDKGAMGFVINRVFPRWFNELEAYRHLPALTLYAGGPVDQEHLFFLHRRPDLIPSGQPVAQGICLGGDFEQALRYLSAGIVVPTDLLLFIGYAGWDGGDLEAELAEGSWEIRNPTLSWDELQALVRSSGRFQ; from the coding sequence ATGACAACATTTTGCGGTTCCCTCCTGGCCAGCAGCCCGGCTTTAACCGATCCTCACTTCAGCAATACCCTGGTTTTCATTGCCGAACACAACGACAAAGGCGCCATGGGCTTTGTGATCAACCGGGTATTTCCCAGGTGGTTCAATGAGTTGGAAGCTTACCGGCATCTGCCTGCCCTGACCTTATACGCCGGCGGACCGGTTGACCAGGAGCACCTGTTCTTCCTGCACCGCCGTCCCGATCTGATCCCCAGTGGTCAACCGGTGGCCCAGGGCATTTGCCTCGGTGGCGATTTTGAGCAGGCCCTCCGGTATTTATCTGCCGGCATTGTGGTCCCCACCGATCTGCTCTTATTCATCGGCTATGCAGGATGGGATGGCGGTGACCTGGAAGCGGAGTTGGCGGAAGGCAGTTGGGAGATCCGGAACCCTACCCTTAGCTGGGATGAGCTGCAAGCACTGGTCCGGAGTTCTGGTCGTTTCCAGTAA
- the nusG gene encoding transcription termination/antitermination protein NusG produces MEASVNTTPTTATPQQETKWYVLRVVSGKERKVKEYLDKDIIRSGWQEIIKQIFLPMEKVYKVQNGKKVMREKNYFPGYVMMEVLDGKLNDDMVQHISNISNVMHFLTDGKGSKGNIISLRKSEVNKMLGKVDEMNDQGVMLSEPFIVGETIKIIEGPFNDFNGVIEEVNDEKKKLKVTVKIFGRSTPVELNYMQVEKLS; encoded by the coding sequence ATGGAAGCATCCGTAAATACCACCCCCACTACAGCTACACCGCAGCAGGAAACCAAATGGTATGTTCTGCGCGTGGTAAGCGGTAAGGAGCGGAAAGTAAAAGAATACCTGGATAAGGATATCATTCGCAGCGGATGGCAGGAGATCATCAAGCAGATATTCCTTCCCATGGAAAAAGTATACAAAGTGCAGAACGGTAAAAAAGTAATGCGCGAAAAGAACTATTTCCCGGGTTATGTGATGATGGAAGTGCTGGATGGTAAGCTGAACGATGATATGGTACAACATATCAGCAACATCAGCAACGTGATGCATTTTCTCACCGACGGAAAAGGATCCAAAGGCAATATCATCTCCCTGCGCAAGAGCGAAGTGAACAAAATGCTGGGTAAGGTAGACGAAATGAACGACCAGGGCGTAATGCTCAGCGAGCCGTTCATCGTAGGAGAAACCATCAAGATCATTGAAGGACCTTTCAACGACTTCAACGGTGTGATCGAAGAAGTGAACGACGAGAAGAAGAAACTGAAAGTGACCGTGAAGATCTTCGGCCGTTCTACCCCTGTAGAACTCAACTACATGCAGGTAGAGAAACTGAGTTAA
- the secE gene encoding preprotein translocase subunit SecE, which translates to MNKITTYFKESYQELMEKVTWPTWLQLQQSTVIVLVATIIITAMVWAMDFASNQVLKLIYSLFK; encoded by the coding sequence ATGAATAAGATCACTACCTATTTTAAAGAGAGCTACCAGGAACTGATGGAAAAAGTAACCTGGCCAACCTGGTTGCAGTTGCAGCAGAGCACCGTAATTGTGCTGGTAGCTACCATCATCATTACCGCCATGGTATGGGCGATGGATTTCGCCAGCAACCAGGTGCTGAAACTGATTTATTCATTGTTTAAGTAA